Proteins from one Portunus trituberculatus isolate SZX2019 chromosome 38, ASM1759143v1, whole genome shotgun sequence genomic window:
- the LOC123515073 gene encoding homeobox protein 5-like — MMDKVEDENSPPGVGGCVGGCVGRCVGGCSGGDSSDLDLGDDLSDDTRDSTTDDDHGDDPHSVLSPGQPLSRRYHPWRRSHGCGRDGDGEGGHVTEAGVGEVRAETGVEEQEDGPGDGLPQRSIRKVFTNTRERWRQQNVSGAFAELRRLVPTHPPDKKLSKNEILRLTIRYIKLLNSVLEWQQRQDEVNGSADLTVTNNSNHHSNNNNNNNIRNHNNNNHNGNNSNDTHNSGGLNLSISRCSPMSPQDNCVSQDSSLRYRYLSLSSSPLSPHSPRSTSSSSSTTTLSPLPLTYSSPSLRRSSPLPTAHSLGLPHTSVTTPTTSTTTVASSFSSSSSSSPVPQSPALPPVTSSSGGPLSPCREESPTTAAPRFHPYVLAVRVRPTLSLLHPPTK; from the exons ATGATGGACAAG GTGGAAGACGAGAACTCTCCCCCaggggtgggtggatgtgtgggCGGCTGCGTGGGACGGTGCGTGGGCGGCTGCAGCGGAGGTGACAGCAGCGACCTAGACCTGGGCGACGACCTCTCAGATGACACCCGCGACTCCACGACAGACGATGACCACGGAGACGACCCTCATTCTGTTCTCTCCCCGGGTCAACCTCTCAGCCGACGCTACCATCCTTGGCGCCGCTCGCACG GATGTGGGCGTGACGGCGATGGTGAAGGCGGCCACGTGACAGAAGCGGGCGTGGGCGAGGTACGGGCAGAGACTGGAGTAGAAGAGCAAGAGGATGGCCCGGGGGATGGGCTGCCGCAACGAAGCATTAGGAAAGTTTTCACCAACACCCGTGAGAGGTGGAGGCAGCAGAACGTGAGTGGTGCCTTCGCTGAGCTGCGACGGTTAGTACCCACACATCCGCCGGACAAGAAGCTCTCTAAAAACGAGATTCTCAGGCTGACCATCAGATACATCAAACTCCTTAACTCTGTGCTGgagtggcagcagcggcaggatGAAGTGAATGGCTCAGCGGACCTTACTGTTACCAATAACTCAAACCaccatagcaacaacaacaacaacaataacatccgcaaccacaataacaacaatcacaATGGTAACAACAGCAATGACACACACAACAGTGGTGGCCTCAATTTGAGCATTTCCCGGTGCTCTCCGATGTCCCCTCAAGACAACTGCGTTAGCCAAGACTCGTCTCTGCGATAccgctacctctccctctcatcctcccctcTGTCCCCACATTCCCCCCGCTCtacatcatcctcttcttccactacaACACTGTCCCCTTTACCGCTGACTTACTCCTCTCCTAGCCTCCGccgctcctctcctcttccaactGCGCACTCCTTGGGTCTGCCACACACTTCGGTAACTACCCCTACTACCTCAACAACGACCGTTgcatcctccttctcatcatcgtcttcttcctctcccgtgCCACAGTCTCCAGCACTGCCGCCAGTCACATCATCTTCAGGAGGCCCGTTGTCGCCATGTCGCGAAGAGTCACCGACTACCGCGGCGCCTCGCTTCCATCCCTACGTGTTGGCGGTGCGTGTACGACCcacactctcccttctccatcctcctACTAAGTGA